Proteins encoded within one genomic window of Bacillus thuringiensis:
- a CDS encoding class I SAM-dependent methyltransferase, with translation MTTFNWHESAEKKWDSSAEFWNQNSQEMWDSGSRSTIIPFFEQYVKKEAQVLDVGCGDGYGTYKLSRTGYKAVGVDLSEVMIQKGKERGEGPNLSFIKGDLSSLPFENEQFEAIMAINSLEWTEEPLRALNEIKRVLQRDGYACIAILGPTAKPRENSYPRLYGKGVVCNTMMPWEFEQLAKEQGFEVVDGIGVYKRGVNERMLGQLPTELQQSLTFLWVFMLKNV, from the coding sequence ATGACAACATTTAATTGGCATGAGTCAGCAGAGAAAAAATGGGATAGTAGTGCAGAATTTTGGAATCAAAATAGTCAGGAGATGTGGGACAGCGGGAGTAGGAGTACAATTATTCCATTTTTTGAACAATATGTGAAGAAAGAAGCGCAAGTGCTAGATGTTGGTTGTGGTGATGGATACGGTACATATAAATTAAGTCGCACGGGATATAAAGCAGTTGGTGTAGATTTATCAGAAGTGATGATTCAAAAAGGGAAGGAGCGCGGAGAAGGACCAAATTTATCTTTTATAAAAGGGGATCTTTCTTCCTTACCATTTGAAAATGAACAATTTGAAGCAATTATGGCAATTAATTCTTTAGAATGGACCGAGGAGCCATTACGAGCATTAAATGAGATTAAGCGTGTTTTACAAAGAGATGGATATGCATGTATTGCAATTTTAGGACCAACAGCAAAGCCACGAGAGAACAGTTATCCTCGTTTATATGGCAAGGGCGTTGTTTGTAATACGATGATGCCTTGGGAATTTGAACAGTTAGCGAAAGAACAAGGTTTTGAAGTTGTAGATGGTATCGGGGTATATAAGCGCGGAGTAAATGAGAGGATGTTAGGTCAACTACCTACAGAATTACAACAATCGTTAACGTTCTTATGGGTATTTATGTTAAAAAACGTATAA